Part of the Portunus trituberculatus isolate SZX2019 chromosome 24, ASM1759143v1, whole genome shotgun sequence genome is shown below.
ATTACaaatatgaaacaaataaaaagacgaaaaacaaacaaaaacaatgaagatgGGAGATAAGACAAAAGGGacacgaagaggagaaggaaagggagagagaaaagagagagagagagaaaggggggggggaagagggagagaaaaaatcatCTTGGCTTCAGAGTAAGTTGTGGAGAGTCACTGGTAGAGGCCGCCACTCCCCAGGCAGTCACCTAGTCACTGTTAATCACGGAAGAACAGCATAAGACTTCTGTGAACCGGCAGACACCACGCCCCGCCCCACGCCCGCCCCACGCCCCATCCCACGCCTCACCACTGCCGGGAGGAGGGTGCAAGAGAGTGGTTGGTGTTGGCAGCcttggtgaaagagagagacggagggagagagagagaggggcactGGGAGCGAAagtggaaagaatgaagggagtTGTGGGGGGTGgatgtggtgggtgtgtggaatgaagatggtgtgtgtgtgtgtgtgtgtgtgtgtgtgtgtgtgtgtgtgtgtgtgtgtgtgtgtgtgtgtgtgtttctctacaTTCGTTTTCCCCTCCACGTATTCATATTCCTTCCCTCTACATTCATATTTCTCTACCCATACACTAatgtctctctcctctacacTCACGTCTTCAAGTGTTGCCACCTTTCACatatttatcttctatttttctttgggTTACATCGGCACTGTCCAGACCAGAGCAGTGCCAAGGGGAGGAAATAGCTCAGCGTTTGACATAATCTCGTAGTGTGTTGGAAAGTCTCATGGTATGGAGTTTGTTGCACTATAATAGTAACATCACAGGAATTTCGAcaagagtgatggtggtggtgaagaaatgtgataactactactactaccaccaccaccaccaccaccaccactactactactactactactactactactactactactactactaccgcgcATCTAAAGACATACCAGAAGCATATTACTGCTAGTAACTAATCGGGGTCCTAAATGCACCACAACATCCATTATATCATGTTAGAAAATCCTGAGTCATTTTAGAGAATATACACgccggagatcctgtgagatgAGCACCACTCCATCACTGTGTCTCTCTGAGGCCTGTGGTGCCATGCTGCACTGGTCTGGTGTCTGTATGAAGGTTGGAGATAATGGAACACCGCTCGTTGCTATCTGCTGCTACCTGCTCAATGCTTCGGTGTCTGTCACGCGCCACACCAACACTCCCCGCAGTACTTCAGCCTTAAAGTCTTCCGTGAAGCAGCAAAGCCAAGGCCACTCTTTCATGAACAAACATCGCGACCAATATATTAGAAGTGGCTGCgaactctccttcctttctctctgccaTCTTGTCGCCTCGtaatgctggtgctgctgcgcGATGTTCTTCTGGCTGTGTATTATTTAGTGTTGTGTTACGGGTTGGTCTGTGTTGCTGTGAGAGCCATCTCCCTCACGAGGCGATGGCGCGTCCTGCTGAATCACCGACAAGACACTTAAGCCGCAGGGCGACACGTGGGTCCTGTGGAGTCCTCGTCACCAGTCTGGCTGCAAGTGTTGCTGCGGCGTGCATGACTCAACAATGTTGCCGTTGACGAAGGCCTGCCGCTGCAGGCATGGCGGCGACCATTGCTTGGTGGGTGTCGTTTGAGAAGTTACGCACTACATTCTCGCCACTACAGCAGGGACGGTATTTGCTGCCTCAGTTTCTTTCTGTCGGCCCTGACAAAGCAGTGTCTAAGCGGCGTGCAAGAAACTCCTGCAGGTGGCGCTGTAGAACCCAAGGTTTACTTGTTTTGTTGCCGGCACGGCTTCCTTCCCTTCAGACCACACTGTTTACATTTCCAGTAAACATGTTCCTTGAGTGTCACGGCGACGCCAAGCCCTGACTCGAGGAGGAGGTGCCGTGCCGGGGGCGCGGCCCCCAAGCTTACAAAATGACGCAGGAAGCTTGTGATCGCCATCACATCTTCGCCTAAGGGAGGGGAGCGGGGGCGCCACGAGGGTTGGGGTTGGCGGGCACAGCTGTGGGAAGGGGTTGGGGTAGGTATTCCTAAATTTGCCTCTTCCCCTGCCCCCCGCCGCGGCTCAACAAGATGGCCGGAAGGTtgatgagtgagggaggggaggaggggcggaGGCCTCCTCTCCCAGGTAACAAAACGAGACTGTGTCCGGGAGCGTGGCCAGACAAGGGGCGTCACGGCCGCCAGATGCAGGGCGGCGTGTGCCTGGGTGGAGGAGCGGgacggtggagggagagggcacCGCGGTGGGGTGGATGCCGGTGGGTGGTGTGAGGTGTTGGCACACCTGGCACTATCCGGCGGGCAAATGGCGGGCGTCGGGCGACCAATGGCAGCGGCGGGGCGGCTTGGCCACACCCAAAGGTTGGGCGGCACCAATGAGCGGACCAGGTGGCGCGGTGCCCCGGGCGGCGGGGCGCGGACTTAACACCTGCTAGTCGCCCTGGCACTGCGTGAGGGCCCGCCGGAACCTGCACTCGTGGCGCCGGCATGGCACGCACCGTCCACCGCGTCCTCGCACCGCCCACCTGCTAGTAAGTACTGCCCAGGCGCCCCACGCCAGGTCAAGGCAGCTTGGGTCGTGGCCATCCTGAGGAGAGGTCACGTCTCAACAAGACAGTCAGTCACCTCTCAGTGGCCCCGCGCCGCGCCGCCACTAGGCACCTCTGGGTCGTGACGCGCTGGGCGACCTGGACGACGCCCACGCCCAAGCTGGCCTTGGCTGAATGTGCACGTGGAGTGAGGAGTAATGAAGGGCATGAGAGGGTCGGGTGGCACCATGACCCTCCCTGCGGCACGCTTCTGGCACCCGGCACTCACTGAGCATCTCTCCTGCAGATTCGAGGGTCAGCGGCTCCCCGCGCCAACATGCGGGCTTCCTGAGGGGCTCCTTCCGCGCCTCGCTAGCAGGAAGGAGCTGACACAAAACCGCGAGCAGCAGCCTGAGAGCACACAGCAGTGAGTGTGCCCGAGGGAGCAGCTGTTCCGCAGGACACATGAGACCTGAGTCATCGGCGCGCCGGTCCGTCATGTGAGCTGCTATGGGGCCCATCCGAGCCTTCAGTCGACCCTCACTCGCTGCTGGGGAGTTCGTCGCCTCGGCCACGCCCTACAGCCACACGCCGGGCTTCTCTGCCTCGCGCCGCCCATGCTCCGCACACGCCAGCACGTCCCTGGGGCCGCAGCACACCGTCCTGCCGCACCCTCATCTGTACAGCTCTGTGTGCGCGGCAGGCCCCCTGCACGCCGGCCTGGTGTCCTCCCCAGCGGCGCCGCCACCATGTCTCTTCCACTTTGGGAAGCTCTTGCCACCAGGAGCGGCGCCGCCAGACACCCACTTATCCGCCCCCGCACACCAGGACACGAGAGGCCCCAGCCAGCGAGCCACGGAACACGTCTTGGGACACGAGAGGCGGAGGAAGGATATCTATGAACACGGATGGAAAAATGGTAGTGAATGTGAGTGGAAAAATAAGGATGagcgaaaattaaagaaaaagagtagtGAAAACATATGGAAAAAGCACAAGCATGAGAGTAAGTGGAAGCAACATAACGGTTCACACAAGCGCAGTGCGAAGAAATCAGAATACAGATGGGAAAGGTTCGGCGACGCGCAGCTGTGGATGAGAGGCGAGGACGACACCAAacggaagaacaagaaggaaaaactgaaatgGAACAAAGCCCAGCGCGAGCAGCATGCCGCGCGGAGCGGGGAGCAGCATGACCCCAGCACGGAGAGGCGGAGAGCCAAGTGGAGTAAGGACAAGCCAGCGCGGTCAGCCGTAGCCGCCCCCTCCGGCAGGGCCGAGGAGCCGTGCACGTCACGCATCACTTGCGCCTTCCCCTTCTcagatgacgacgacgatgacggcCACGAAGGGAAAGGCACCAAGGGAAGCAATGCAGAGTCGTGGCCGATATCAGACATCGTGGAGActgaggacgaggaggcagaGAGCCAGGCAGGGCACGCACGGGGTGCTGCGGGTGCCGAGACCTCTCAGTGTGCCCCGCCTGGCTTCGGAGATGCTGCTGCAAGCAAGGCGTCGTCTGCGGGCATGCTGCACCAACCTCTGCTATCTTCTGCAGACGACGTGAAGGCAATCATAACGCAGAATGGATCAGAGGGCGAGGGCGCCTGCAGTGACCCGCGGGACGTCCTGGAGTGGCAAGGCTCTCCCCCGCCAGGAGAACAGTGTGAACTGCTCAAGGAATCCGATgtggatgatgaaaataactcCGAGGAACAGATGGAACATGATAACGAGGGCAAGAGGAGACCCGGGGAGGACTACCCGAGGGACAGCGTCCGCGCCACGCAGCGCCTCCGTCCCCGCAGCTACAGGTGAGTCACGGCCCGCCTGGCACGGCAGCCATTCCTCTCATTTAGACACCTTACTACGCACTCAGAAAATGtcatacataaatatttttttgtccgCGCAGTGCCTTGACTCACATGACGAGAATCTGGAGCCATGCAGCGGCGTGGGCGTCAGCGTGGAGtcggggggggggaggaggaggcacgaGAGGGCCTGGGGGGGCGACAACTTAGTGCTACACATTTCCTGAGAGAAGTCAGTGAGGTGCGTGGGGGTTGTGGAGGTTGGGGGGAGTTGGGGTCAAGAGGAGGTTGAGTCACAATGAAGCAGGGGCGGCGTGGCGGGGCGGGCGGCGGGTGGGGGCGATGCTGGGGCTGCTTTGTCACACGCGGCTGACTCGCCCCGGCATGTTTGGTGAGGCCGTTACGAGCACTTAGCGACATAACGCCCTCACGTGGCTGCGGAGTGCGTGCGGGGGTAGGGGGAGGCAGTGGCGAGGTACACAAGACACGGGATGAGCTGGGCTACAGATACACGATGCAGTCACGCCTCTATATATACACTCCTTCACATTACCCGCCGCACACCTGTCTCCGCTGCCTGCCGGTGCTTGGCGGTGCTGCTGGAAACCCTCgccgc
Proteins encoded:
- the LOC123508083 gene encoding uncharacterized protein LOC123508083, with amino-acid sequence MGPIRAFSRPSLAAGEFVASATPYSHTPGFSASRRPCSAHASTSLGPQHTVLPHPHLYSSVCAAGPLHAGLVSSPAAPPPCLFHFGKLLPPGAAPPDTHLSAPAHQDTRGPSQRATEHVLGHERRRKDIYEHGWKNGSECEWKNKDERKLKKKSSENIWKKHKHESKWKQHNGSHKRSAKKSEYRWERFGDAQLWMRGEDDTKRKNKKEKLKWNKAQREQHAARSGEQHDPSTERRRAKWSKDKPARSAVAAPSGRAEEPCTSRITCAFPFSDDDDDDGHEGKGTKGSNAESWPISDIVETEDEEAESQAGHARGAAGAETSQCAPPGFGDAAASKASSAGMLHQPLLSSADDVKAIITQNGSEGEGACSDPRDVLEWQGSPPPGEQCELLKESDVDDENNSEEQMEHDNEGKRRPGEDYPRDSVRATQRLRPRSYRQFLLTRERRSRVFLKERSYHLGRWFVTHFTHPYPSKDQKDELARSTSMTRNQVSEWFGNMRRRIREATRDLGVCWEERVRLYNKVITGKSEPLPIKPGDAINTWVPPVAEEPPSLDQQEEVSASPKFKKALMQRYLNNSFEAPPHHASGGDSRPSSTPTPSMQQEEDLNPFQGHHKSSESSKSSPVTSHALPLCTSSPKESFQARWNTSFQNVKVTKFPAVATRFLDKGDVRVRTFGGRGQGEEEGKIVRKYERQRNQDYSSDNLKKQRTDRDSFQSSSPCCSSSLPLDPRKAGMEGWRALASTSTAHLQPSPWMVRRPVFDMRSSDEEGGAGCCTRKPEELAAAYTLMELHTDTTAAHLMASAPCPPSLSS